The Rattus rattus isolate New Zealand chromosome 1, Rrattus_CSIRO_v1, whole genome shotgun sequence genome includes a region encoding these proteins:
- the LOC116887612 gene encoding LOW QUALITY PROTEIN: interferon-induced transmembrane protein 2-like (The sequence of the model RefSeq protein was modified relative to this genomic sequence to represent the inferred CDS: deleted 1 base in 1 codon) codes for MSHNSQAFLPANAGLPPSYETIKEDAGVTELGEPNNSAVVRTTVINIPREVSVPDHVVWSLFNALFFNACCLGFIAYAYSVKSRDRKMVGDVIGAQAYATTAKCLNISSLIFSVFMVIICIIIFSTTSAIVFQSLSQRTPHSGF; via the exons ATGAGCCACAATTCCCAAGCCTTCTTGCCTGCCAATGCCGGGCTTCCTCCAAGCTATGAGACAATCAAAGAG GATGCAGGGGTGACTGAGCTGGGGGAACCCAACAACTCAGCTGTTGTGAGGACCACCGTGATCAACATACCCAGAGAGGTCTCTGTGCCTGACCATGTGGTCTGGTCCCTGTTCAATGCACTCTTCTTCAATGCCTGCTGCCTGGGCTTCATTGCCTATGCCTACTCTGTGAAGTCCAGGGACAGGAAGATGGTGGGCGATGTGATTGGAGCACAGGCCTACGCCACCACTGCCAAGTGCCTGAACATCAGCTCCCTGATCTTCAGTGTCTTCATGGTCATTATCTGCATCATCATTTTCTCTACCACCTCTGCGATAGTCTTTCAGTCGCTTTCACAAAGAACGCCACATTCTGGATTCTAG